TAAACCGCTAAGCCTTTTATTAAGCGATACGCAAGTTATTCTATTGCTCACATTATGCTGAGCCAATTGACTCAAACAAAGTGAACGTTATTGTTCATCAAAATTTTGATGAACAAATTGGAATAGAATTCCAAGACTAACCCAATAGGAAGCCACATGAGTTACGCTGATTTAGAAAACACCATCTCAAATGCTTTCGAAGCGCGCGATACAATTAACGGTCAGACAACCGGTGAAGTACGCGATGCAGTGAATGAAGCCCTTCATCTTCTGGATAGCGGTAAAGCCCGTGTTGCATCCAAAGAAGGTGGCGAATGGAAAGTACATCAGTGGCTCAAGAAAGCAGTACTACTTTCATTCCGCCTGAACGATATGGAAATGATCGCTGGCGGACCTGGTGAAAACACTAACTGGTGGGACAAAGTACCAAGCAAATTTGAGGGCTGGGGCGCTGATGACTTCGCAGCATCTGGTTTCCGTGCGGTACCTGGCGCGATTGTACGCAAATCAGCACATATTTCAAAAGGCGCTGTTCTTATGCCGTCTTTCGTGAACCTTGGCGCCTATGTAGGTGAAGGCACAATGGTTGATACATGGACAACGGTTGGCTCCTGTGCACAAATTGGTGCAAACGTTCACCTTTCTGGTGGCGTAGGCATTGGTGGAGTACTTGAACCACTTCAAGCTGGCCCGGTTATCATTGAAGATAACTGTTTCATTGGCGCGCGCAGCGAAATCGCTGAAGGTGTTGTTGTAGAAGAAGGTGCCGTTGTTTCCATGGGCGTTTATATTGGCGCTTCCACCAAAATCGTTGACCGCGAAACAGGCGAAGTATTCATGGGCCGTGTACCAGCATACAGTGTAGTTGTACCGGGCACACTTCCGGGCAAACCACTACCAGATGGCACACCTGGCCCGAATCTATATTGCGCTGTTATCGTGAAGCGTGTTGACGAACGCACACGATCCAAAACTTCCATCAACGAGCTGTTGAGAGACTAATATAATATGGCAATTGTTGACGCACTCGAACTTTCTCAAGCCCTGATCCGCCACGAAAGTGTAACACCTGATAAGGGTGATGCACTTGATACGCTAGCCTATCACCTTGAGAAAATGGGTTTCACTTGCCACAAGATGGTGTTTGAAGAAGAAGGGACAGATCCTGTCCCTAACCTTTACGCACGCCTTGGCACAAGTTCACCCAACTTCTGCTTTGCAGGCCACACAGATGTAGTACCTGTTGGTGCCGCAAACCGCTGGAGCGTTGACCCATTCGCTGCAGAAGTGAAAGACGGGCAGCTATGGGGCCGTGGTGCTTCAGACATGAAAGCTGCCATCGCTTCCTTCGTCTCTGCAGTTAGCCGCTTCCTTGATAAGAACAACGGAGAGTTCACGGGCTCCCTTTCTCTTCTTATTACCGGAGATGAGGAAGGCCCTGCGGTAAATGGTACCACCAAAGTGCTCGACTGGATGGTAGAGCGCGGTGAGAAGATTGATCTTTGTCTTGTTGGCGAACCAACAAACCCGCAAGAACTTGGGCAGATGATCAAAGTTGGCCGCCGCGGTAGCCTCCACGGCATGATCACAGTTGACGGCACTCAAGGTCATGTTGCTTATCCAAATGTTGCTCATAACCCGATCCCAGACATGGTGAAGGTTCTAGCAGAACTGAATAAAGAACCTCTTGATGCTGGAAACGAACGCTTCCAACCATCAAACCTAGAAATCGTAAACGTGCATGTGGGCAACGAAAGCCACAATGTTATCCCGGCAGAAGCCCATGCGCGCTTCAATGTACGCTTTAACAATGAATTCACACCAGAAAGCCTACAGGCAGAGCTTATTCGCCGCATGGATCGTGCTGGTGTAGATTATAAGATTGACTGGTGGCTGTCTGGCGATAGCTTCCTTACACCAGAATGCTCATTATCCACAGCTGTCGCAGATGCCGCTGAAAAGCACACAGGTCGTAGGCCTGAACTTTCCACAACAGGCGGCACGTCCGATGCACGTTTCATTAAAAACATGTGTCCCGTAGTGGAATTTGGCCTCGTGGGCGCAACAATGCATAAAATTGATGAACATGTTGCTGTAAGTGATATTGAGACGATCACTGATATCTATGAGGATGTGATCAACACATTGGTAAAATAAAGCAGTTTGCTCGAATCAAATTTTCCGATTCGAGCAAACTTTTAAGCTTTTTTCCCACAAACTTATCCACAGGCCATGCTTTCTTCGAAAGAATTTATTTTTCAACATTCGATGTAATTTTAAGAATGAAAAATATTGAATTTTAGAAATATTATTACCATCTTAACCATAAGATTTGTAATCTTTAATTGTGTACAATCCTGTATAACGATAAGATAACAACTATAAAGAACAACGAATTTCTCAGTATCAATAATTTTCCACAGACAATTAACAAGCGATCTATCTTATTTCATGCATCGTTATAAAAACATTATATTCATAAGAAAATAAATCTAAATATTTGTATAAAAATAGTATTTTTTAGCAAACTTTCTGTTTCCTGACATTTGAGTCAAATGCTTAAACCCACATTTTCTGTTATAGTATTTTTGGGACGGGTTAGGGTTAGAAACATAAGGAGGTCTTTTATGGGACAGACTTATCGGATCGACCTGATAGACCGAAGTAAGAGAAAATATTCT
This DNA window, taken from Kordiimonas sp. SCSIO 12603, encodes the following:
- the dapD gene encoding 2,3,4,5-tetrahydropyridine-2,6-dicarboxylate N-succinyltransferase, which gives rise to MSYADLENTISNAFEARDTINGQTTGEVRDAVNEALHLLDSGKARVASKEGGEWKVHQWLKKAVLLSFRLNDMEMIAGGPGENTNWWDKVPSKFEGWGADDFAASGFRAVPGAIVRKSAHISKGAVLMPSFVNLGAYVGEGTMVDTWTTVGSCAQIGANVHLSGGVGIGGVLEPLQAGPVIIEDNCFIGARSEIAEGVVVEEGAVVSMGVYIGASTKIVDRETGEVFMGRVPAYSVVVPGTLPGKPLPDGTPGPNLYCAVIVKRVDERTRSKTSINELLRD
- the dapE gene encoding succinyl-diaminopimelate desuccinylase, with amino-acid sequence MAIVDALELSQALIRHESVTPDKGDALDTLAYHLEKMGFTCHKMVFEEEGTDPVPNLYARLGTSSPNFCFAGHTDVVPVGAANRWSVDPFAAEVKDGQLWGRGASDMKAAIASFVSAVSRFLDKNNGEFTGSLSLLITGDEEGPAVNGTTKVLDWMVERGEKIDLCLVGEPTNPQELGQMIKVGRRGSLHGMITVDGTQGHVAYPNVAHNPIPDMVKVLAELNKEPLDAGNERFQPSNLEIVNVHVGNESHNVIPAEAHARFNVRFNNEFTPESLQAELIRRMDRAGVDYKIDWWLSGDSFLTPECSLSTAVADAAEKHTGRRPELSTTGGTSDARFIKNMCPVVEFGLVGATMHKIDEHVAVSDIETITDIYEDVINTLVK